From a region of the Mytilus galloprovincialis chromosome 3, xbMytGall1.hap1.1, whole genome shotgun sequence genome:
- the LOC143067159 gene encoding monocarboxylate transporter 13-like isoform X1 has translation MIVIAAKGDSNMVEETGDWKWAVVVASFFVQFIICGISYSIGIFHIVFKDIFEHDHFDTSWVGSILLYVTALTSIVLRCFMSQFGFRISVMLGGVISSIGLGLGMFVTDLYQVYLTFGVITGIGFGLACTPSIMAVEQYFNHKRFQALSIVMGGIGAGIITFPVVIKYLLEYAAWRGTLLTLSGISLNLCVCGAVMFPVAKGRQVRLMPLLSCLPLRNIVFHGMCIANLFWSFGSTIIYIYLPSYAMEFGTDFGTASFLISCIGMSAFTTRMVFAFMGHNSALDDITSVLCSVGLGVVVTGICPLLIDDYAGQIGYCILYGFYSGYWTTFLQQASRELVGPEYIAMGNGYLSFMIALGSLLGGPAAGLLIQEEAEFEYAFYLAGASLLWSSVIMLMFKYQQCGTDSYPEDQSIKEQKKPLVNHIHDEFKPSFNAMKDGDRIIVEAASSVC, from the exons ATGATCGTCATCGCCGCCAAGGGTGATTCGAACATGGTGGAAGAGACGGGAGATTGGAAATGGGCTGTGGTTGTGGCATCCTTTTTCGTTCAGTTTATTATATGTGGGATATCCTATAGTATTGGAATATTCCATATAGTTTTCAAAGACATTTTTGAACATGATCATTTTGACACTTCTTGGGTTGGATCTATATTGCTGTATGTTACAGCATTAACTA GTATCGTTTTAAGATGCTTTATGTCCCAGTTTGGCTTTCGGATCAGCGTCATGCTAGGAGGAGTGATCTCTTCTATAGGTCTAGGACTAGGGATGTTTGTGACGGACCTGTATCAGGTTTACCTCACATTTGGGGTTATAACAG GTATTGGATTTGGACTGGCATGTACACCATCTATAATGGCTGTTGAGCAGTATTTTAACCATAAAAGATTTCAGGCGCTATCTATTGTTATGGGCGGCATTGGAGCCGGTATAATTACATTCCCTGTAGTAATAAAATACCTCCTGGAATACGCTGCATGGAGGGGCACTTTACTAACATTATCAGGAATATCACTTAACCTGTGTGTTTGTGGCGCCGTCATGTTCCCTGTTGCCAAAGGGAGGCAAGTTCGTCTCATGCCTCTACTGTCATGTCTACCTCTCCGTAATATTGTCTTTCATGGCATGTGCATTGCTAATTTATTCTGGAGTTTTGGATCTacaatcatatatatttatttaccttCTTATGCTATGGAATTCGGAACAGACTTCGGCACTGCCTCGTTCTTGATTTCTTGTATCGGCATGTCAGCCTTTACAACCCGGATGGTATTTGCTTTCATGGGACACAACAGTGCATTAGATGATATAACATCCGTATTGTGCTCAGTAGGGTTAGGGGTTGTTGTGACTGGTATCTGCCCTCTATTGATAGATGACTATGCAGGGCAGATAGGATATTGTATTTTGTATGGATTTTACAGTGGCTATTGGACGACATTTTTACAACAAGCCTCACGTGAACTAGTCGGACCAGAATATATTGCTATGGGCAATGGTTATTTGTCTTTCATGATAGCTCTTGGCTCTTTACTTGGAGGACCAGCAGCAG gTCTGTTGATTCAAGAAGAGGCGGAATTTGAGTATGCTTTTTATCTAGCAG GTGCAAGTTTGTTATGGAGTTCCGTTATTATGTTAATGTTTAAGTATCAACAGTGTGGTACAGATAGTTATCCAGAGGACCAAAGCATCAAAGAACAAAAGAAGCCATTGGTCAATCATATACATGACGAATTCAAACCTTCCTTTAATGCGATGAAAGACGGTGATCGTATCATCGT GGAGGCAGCTTCATCTGTGTGTTAG
- the LOC143067159 gene encoding monocarboxylate transporter 12-like isoform X2, which yields MIVIAAKGDSNMVEETGDWKWAVVVASFFVQFIICGISYSIGIFHIVFKDIFEHDHFDTSWVGSILLYVTALTSIVLRCFMSQFGFRISVMLGGVISSIGLGLGMFVTDLYQVYLTFGVITGIGFGLACTPSIMAVEQYFNHKRFQALSIVMGGIGAGIITFPVVIKYLLEYAAWRGTLLTLSGISLNLCVCGAVMFPVAKGRQVRLMPLLSCLPLRNIVFHGMCIANLFWSFGSTIIYIYLPSYAMEFGTDFGTASFLISCIGMSAFTTRMVFAFMGHNSALDDITSVLCSVGLGVVVTGICPLLIDDYAGQIGYCILYGFYSGYWTTFLQQASRELVGPEYIAMGNGYLSFMIALGSLLGGPAAGLLIQEEAEFEYAFYLAGASLLWSSVIMLMFKYQQCGTDSYPEDQSIKEQKKPLVNHIHDEFKPSFNAMKDGDRIIV from the exons ATGATCGTCATCGCCGCCAAGGGTGATTCGAACATGGTGGAAGAGACGGGAGATTGGAAATGGGCTGTGGTTGTGGCATCCTTTTTCGTTCAGTTTATTATATGTGGGATATCCTATAGTATTGGAATATTCCATATAGTTTTCAAAGACATTTTTGAACATGATCATTTTGACACTTCTTGGGTTGGATCTATATTGCTGTATGTTACAGCATTAACTA GTATCGTTTTAAGATGCTTTATGTCCCAGTTTGGCTTTCGGATCAGCGTCATGCTAGGAGGAGTGATCTCTTCTATAGGTCTAGGACTAGGGATGTTTGTGACGGACCTGTATCAGGTTTACCTCACATTTGGGGTTATAACAG GTATTGGATTTGGACTGGCATGTACACCATCTATAATGGCTGTTGAGCAGTATTTTAACCATAAAAGATTTCAGGCGCTATCTATTGTTATGGGCGGCATTGGAGCCGGTATAATTACATTCCCTGTAGTAATAAAATACCTCCTGGAATACGCTGCATGGAGGGGCACTTTACTAACATTATCAGGAATATCACTTAACCTGTGTGTTTGTGGCGCCGTCATGTTCCCTGTTGCCAAAGGGAGGCAAGTTCGTCTCATGCCTCTACTGTCATGTCTACCTCTCCGTAATATTGTCTTTCATGGCATGTGCATTGCTAATTTATTCTGGAGTTTTGGATCTacaatcatatatatttatttaccttCTTATGCTATGGAATTCGGAACAGACTTCGGCACTGCCTCGTTCTTGATTTCTTGTATCGGCATGTCAGCCTTTACAACCCGGATGGTATTTGCTTTCATGGGACACAACAGTGCATTAGATGATATAACATCCGTATTGTGCTCAGTAGGGTTAGGGGTTGTTGTGACTGGTATCTGCCCTCTATTGATAGATGACTATGCAGGGCAGATAGGATATTGTATTTTGTATGGATTTTACAGTGGCTATTGGACGACATTTTTACAACAAGCCTCACGTGAACTAGTCGGACCAGAATATATTGCTATGGGCAATGGTTATTTGTCTTTCATGATAGCTCTTGGCTCTTTACTTGGAGGACCAGCAGCAG gTCTGTTGATTCAAGAAGAGGCGGAATTTGAGTATGCTTTTTATCTAGCAG GTGCAAGTTTGTTATGGAGTTCCGTTATTATGTTAATGTTTAAGTATCAACAGTGTGGTACAGATAGTTATCCAGAGGACCAAAGCATCAAAGAACAAAAGAAGCCATTGGTCAATCATATACATGACGAATTCAAACCTTCCTTTAATGCGATGAAAGACGGTGATCGTATCATCGTGTAA